From Oscillatoria sp. FACHB-1407, the proteins below share one genomic window:
- a CDS encoding glycosyltransferase family 2 protein yields the protein MKQKATLITNATNGSDISGDIDGLTSLPVSEWLEVTQVLTPAEIQAHVTSIRNDVVIYLPNPHTLSGQMAIPLMPSSPFLMPWFPASPLPTETAIANSNEIVAWIASTCLVQQAVPQLQPSDWTVLRLAEVLERASIPFDWATVSALPLTDMQRELGSRDWQDQDHRSAKDIQDRSVLALVPHYRCEAWLSRCLRSLLAQTRPPDAIVVIDDASNRPPIGIVEQFPNVTLLAAPDRVGPYRLIQQVIHDTHYWGYVFQDADDWSSCDRLQSLLALALATGAELVGTQEIRIDEEAQRLTAVNYPLDANAALATKPGHPLLHPTSFVTRDLVQRLGGFATGLHFGGDTEFLLRAVWVAKVVNLPSYSYFRRKRSHSLTTAPDTGLESSARQALLRQLKQQAIARQAAFASGEPPDLSPIATAPAIQLNHITGPPLNCSASPVSRG from the coding sequence ATGAAACAGAAAGCTACTTTAATTACGAATGCCACGAATGGTAGTGACATCAGCGGTGACATCGATGGTCTAACCTCGTTGCCTGTATCAGAGTGGCTAGAGGTCACGCAAGTTCTGACTCCTGCGGAGATACAGGCTCATGTCACCTCTATTCGCAACGATGTTGTGATCTATCTGCCTAACCCTCATACCCTGTCAGGTCAGATGGCAATTCCTCTCATGCCGTCTTCCCCATTTCTGATGCCCTGGTTTCCAGCCTCGCCATTGCCCACTGAAACTGCGATCGCAAACTCCAATGAGATCGTTGCATGGATTGCTTCCACCTGTTTAGTACAACAGGCGGTGCCGCAGTTGCAGCCTTCAGACTGGACAGTGCTCCGCTTGGCTGAGGTGTTAGAGCGGGCGAGCATTCCTTTTGATTGGGCAACCGTGAGCGCACTGCCGCTAACGGATATGCAACGGGAGTTAGGGAGCAGGGATTGGCAGGATCAGGATCATCGCTCCGCCAAGGATATCCAAGATCGGTCTGTGTTAGCCCTGGTGCCTCATTACCGCTGTGAAGCGTGGTTGTCTCGTTGTTTGCGATCGCTCCTGGCTCAGACGCGCCCACCCGATGCAATTGTGGTGATTGACGATGCCTCTAATCGTCCTCCAATCGGGATTGTAGAGCAGTTTCCCAACGTCACTCTGCTTGCTGCGCCCGATCGCGTGGGTCCCTATCGGCTGATTCAACAGGTGATCCATGACACCCATTATTGGGGGTATGTGTTTCAAGATGCGGATGATTGGTCAAGTTGCGATCGCCTCCAATCCTTGTTGGCTCTGGCATTGGCTACCGGGGCTGAATTGGTGGGAACTCAAGAAATACGAATCGATGAGGAGGCTCAACGGTTAACGGCGGTGAATTATCCGCTTGATGCAAACGCGGCTCTAGCCACCAAACCGGGACATCCCCTATTGCATCCCACCAGTTTTGTCACTCGCGATCTGGTGCAACGCCTCGGAGGATTTGCCACTGGACTGCACTTTGGTGGAGACACCGAGTTTTTGTTGCGGGCGGTGTGGGTCGCTAAAGTCGTGAATCTCCCCAGTTACAGCTACTTTCGACGTAAGCGTTCTCACTCTCTGACAACCGCTCCTGACACTGGGTTGGAGTCTTCGGCACGGCAAGCGTTATTACGCCAACTGAAACAGCAGGCGATCGCTCGTCAAGCTGCATTTGCATCCGGAGAACCCCCGGATCTGAGTCCGATCGCCACAGCTCCAGCAATTCAGTTAAACCACATCACAGGTCCACCGCTCAATTGTTCAGCCTCACCTGTATCGAGAGGATAG
- a CDS encoding cation:proton antiporter, whose product MTFIPVIAATQDHGAVAGLVTILIILLLVATGVALLSRRLRLPYVTGLVLAGLAIADLLPERIGLDSALILNLFLPILLFEAAINTDLSRLRSTVKPVSLLAGPGVILCAGITAIALKFTLGWNWIQVLILGVILAITDTVSVIAVFKEVNVPSRLSTIVEGESLFNDGMALVLFSLILQAHATGSITVADSIQQFLLVIAGGALLGLILGYLSAELFSRSDDPLSGILLTVALALGAFQAAESIHVSGVVTVVVAGLVVGNTGLTRRFSASSRITLYSFWEYAGFGVNTFIFLLIGLEINLTTLWQTLPAVLVAIAAYQVGRLLSVYPLLAILQRFDRPIPLRWQHVLFLGNIKGSLSMALALSLPATLSGRGDLIALVYGTVLLSLIGQGLSLPWLVKQLNISPVPASLQQVEELQAQLITAKAAQDTLDELLKNGILPKAVYEEMRSRYQVQVAKSEKLLREHYNLRSDPGAIEKSDRPKLDAIRRQLLLAEKGALNQALRRRVISDTVGRSQLQKIDEQLLSLEDD is encoded by the coding sequence ATGACGTTCATCCCTGTAATTGCTGCAACACAAGACCACGGAGCCGTTGCCGGACTGGTGACGATTTTGATCATTCTGCTGTTGGTTGCAACAGGAGTGGCACTGCTGTCTCGCCGCCTGCGACTGCCCTATGTCACGGGATTGGTGTTAGCCGGATTGGCGATCGCTGACTTGTTGCCAGAGCGCATTGGACTCGATTCGGCGTTGATTCTCAATTTGTTTCTGCCGATTCTGCTGTTTGAGGCAGCGATTAACACCGACCTCAGCCGTTTGCGAAGTACGGTTAAACCTGTGTCACTGTTAGCGGGTCCAGGCGTCATTCTCTGTGCTGGAATAACCGCGATCGCCCTGAAGTTTACGCTCGGTTGGAATTGGATTCAAGTCCTGATTCTGGGTGTGATTCTGGCAATTACCGATACCGTCTCAGTGATTGCGGTCTTCAAGGAGGTTAACGTACCATCACGCCTCTCAACCATTGTGGAAGGAGAGAGCCTGTTTAATGACGGCATGGCGTTGGTCTTATTCAGCCTGATCTTGCAGGCACATGCCACTGGCTCTATTACCGTAGCCGACAGCATCCAGCAATTTTTGCTCGTGATTGCGGGTGGAGCATTACTGGGACTGATTTTGGGCTATCTCAGTGCAGAACTGTTTTCTCGCTCCGATGATCCCCTGAGTGGCATCTTGCTAACGGTGGCACTGGCGTTAGGGGCGTTTCAAGCGGCGGAGTCAATTCACGTCTCCGGTGTGGTGACGGTCGTGGTCGCTGGATTGGTGGTCGGCAACACTGGCTTGACCCGCCGATTTTCTGCCTCTAGCCGCATCACTCTCTACAGCTTTTGGGAATATGCCGGGTTTGGGGTCAACACCTTTATCTTTTTGCTGATTGGGTTAGAGATCAACTTAACCACCCTGTGGCAAACACTGCCTGCGGTACTCGTGGCGATCGCGGCTTATCAGGTGGGGCGGTTGCTGTCAGTCTATCCCTTACTGGCAATCCTGCAACGGTTCGATCGCCCTATTCCCCTCCGCTGGCAACATGTCCTGTTTCTGGGCAACATCAAAGGTTCGCTCTCAATGGCGTTAGCACTCAGCCTCCCGGCAACGCTCAGCGGTCGCGGCGACCTGATCGCGCTGGTCTATGGAACCGTGTTGCTATCCCTGATTGGGCAGGGATTGAGCCTCCCCTGGTTGGTGAAACAGCTAAACATTAGCCCAGTTCCCGCATCACTACAACAAGTTGAGGAGTTGCAGGCGCAGCTCATCACCGCCAAAGCTGCACAGGACACGCTAGACGAGTTACTCAAAAATGGCATTTTGCCAAAAGCCGTCTACGAAGAAATGCGATCGCGTTATCAGGTACAGGTCGCAAAGTCTGAGAAATTACTCCGAGAGCATTACAACCTGCGCTCTGATCCTGGAGCCATCGAAAAGAGCGATCGCCCCAAGTTAGACGCGATTCGGCGACAGTTGTTACTGGCTGAAAAAGGTGCTTTGAATCAGGCATTGCGACGACGGGTGATCTCAGACACCGTGGGGCGATCGCAATTACAAAAGATAGATGAGCAGTTGCTCAGCTTAGAGGACGACTAG
- a CDS encoding response regulator transcription factor gives MRILLVEDDAKLGDALSEALSDQRYVVDVARDGEAGWEQVTTLPYDLVLLDVTLPKLDGMSLCQRMRMQGYHFPLLMLTARDTSADKIAGLDAGADDYVVKPFDLPELLARVRALLRRGGSSGSMSVSQWGSLRLNSSTFEVVYGDRPLRLTPKEFSILELLLSNGRRVLSRALMIERVWSLAEPPEEDTVKAHIKSLRQKLKLAGAPEDFIETVHGLGYRLKQV, from the coding sequence ATGCGAATTCTCTTAGTTGAAGACGATGCCAAGTTAGGGGATGCTTTGTCGGAGGCACTCAGCGACCAACGTTATGTGGTCGATGTGGCGCGAGATGGAGAAGCAGGGTGGGAGCAAGTGACAACCTTACCCTATGATTTGGTGTTGCTGGATGTCACCCTGCCTAAACTAGATGGGATGAGCCTGTGTCAGCGGATGCGAATGCAGGGTTATCATTTTCCGTTGTTGATGCTGACGGCTCGCGATACCAGTGCTGACAAAATTGCTGGGTTAGATGCGGGAGCCGATGACTATGTTGTGAAACCCTTTGATCTACCAGAGTTGCTGGCACGAGTACGAGCACTATTGCGGCGCGGAGGCAGTTCTGGCTCGATGTCGGTGTCGCAGTGGGGCAGCTTGCGGCTCAATTCCAGCACTTTTGAAGTGGTCTATGGCGATCGCCCCCTGCGGCTGACTCCAAAAGAGTTCTCTATTTTAGAATTGCTGCTCTCAAACGGTCGGCGTGTGCTGAGTCGAGCTTTGATGATCGAGCGAGTGTGGTCACTGGCGGAGCCTCCTGAAGAAGACACTGTGAAAGCGCATATCAAGAGCCTGCGGCAAAAGCTCAAACTTGCCGGAGCACCAGAAGACTTTATTGAAACCGTTCACGGGTTGGGATATCGGCTCAAACAAGTGTAA
- a CDS encoding SH3 domain-containing protein, whose amino-acid sequence MKRIRVWKKAFAVFVSVVSTLGIKLPVGATALTISQSDSTDPPAGEDVPLAQACPEGQTRQLYARVTTRDPNGSLNIRSRPSTGGAVIGSVPNRWEVVVIEREPSGQWARITSHWGDPHPYGFGSAPDFREGWVSASFLRTLGRFCDKPSDPYSLIQPELFGDRTVVVQDDWLETADHIVAHLDR is encoded by the coding sequence GTGAAGCGAATCAGAGTTTGGAAAAAGGCGTTCGCTGTTTTTGTGTCGGTTGTTTCCACATTGGGAATCAAGTTGCCTGTCGGGGCAACAGCACTCACGATTTCCCAATCTGACTCCACTGACCCCCCTGCGGGAGAGGATGTGCCCCTGGCACAGGCATGTCCTGAAGGGCAAACTCGCCAACTCTATGCCAGAGTAACAACCCGTGATCCAAATGGGTCGCTCAATATTCGGTCACGTCCCAGTACAGGTGGAGCGGTGATTGGGTCTGTTCCTAATCGCTGGGAAGTGGTGGTGATTGAGCGGGAGCCGAGTGGACAGTGGGCAAGAATCACCAGTCATTGGGGTGATCCCCATCCCTATGGCTTTGGTTCGGCTCCAGACTTTCGTGAGGGCTGGGTTTCTGCATCGTTTTTGCGCACCCTAGGGCGGTTCTGTGACAAGCCCTCTGATCCTTACAGCTTGATCCAGCCAGAGTTGTTTGGCGATCGCACAGTCGTCGTTCAAGACGATTGGTTAGAAACAGCGGATCACATTGTCGCTCATCTCGATCGCTAA
- a CDS encoding SRPBCC domain-containing protein, with product MPSLYTEIEINAPRAVVWQALLRKEDWLHWNTFLFDRSPNQKFERGRSLLLSLRRVAGEEETEFEAKIIQVQPDVCLRWVSTAPGFRNEQIFELQDVGRGWTKYTHREQFSGLVTRLALPFIRQDEQQGLKRMARELKQHAEFLSR from the coding sequence ATGCCCAGTCTTTACACAGAAATTGAGATCAATGCTCCCAGAGCGGTGGTCTGGCAAGCTTTGCTACGTAAGGAAGACTGGTTGCATTGGAACACTTTTCTGTTCGATCGCTCTCCCAATCAAAAATTTGAACGGGGGCGATCGCTCCTTTTATCGTTGCGGCGAGTCGCTGGCGAAGAAGAAACCGAGTTTGAGGCCAAAATCATTCAAGTCCAACCCGATGTCTGCTTGCGATGGGTTTCAACCGCACCGGGGTTTCGCAACGAACAGATCTTTGAGTTGCAAGATGTTGGTCGGGGGTGGACTAAATACACCCATCGAGAACAGTTTTCAGGGCTAGTCACTCGGCTCGCCCTGCCTTTCATTCGGCAGGATGAACAGCAGGGACTCAAACGAATGGCACGAGAGCTAAAACAGCACGCTGAGTTTTTAAGCCGTTAG
- a CDS encoding potassium channel family protein, which yields MYVLIGGAGLVGINLAQKLVDLGHTVAMIDVDPAACRYARDQLGVMAFEGSAVSTDVLLEAGVRKADALAAVLRDDALNLAMVTLAKHYGVPQIVVRMRHRDFAEPYRIAGATMVVNAIDLAVSTMANAIEYPQVESMMHFEQGQIEVLKLAVPAKCPVVGRSVAQIAQDSRFPSDSLIIGYQHHLHDNLVIPNGNTLLEAGSTILLVTKPGSMHQVVSFFDACNEG from the coding sequence ATGTATGTCCTGATTGGTGGAGCCGGATTAGTTGGGATTAACCTGGCGCAAAAGTTAGTAGACCTGGGGCATACAGTGGCGATGATTGATGTTGACCCTGCCGCCTGTCGCTATGCGCGGGATCAGTTAGGTGTGATGGCATTTGAAGGTAGTGCTGTCAGCACAGACGTGTTACTGGAGGCGGGCGTTCGCAAAGCGGATGCACTGGCGGCGGTGCTGCGGGACGATGCTCTGAATTTGGCTATGGTGACGCTGGCAAAGCACTATGGTGTGCCTCAGATCGTGGTGCGGATGCGTCATCGGGATTTTGCAGAGCCATACCGGATTGCGGGGGCAACGATGGTGGTGAATGCGATCGACCTGGCTGTTTCAACCATGGCAAATGCGATCGAATATCCCCAGGTGGAGTCGATGATGCATTTTGAGCAGGGGCAGATTGAAGTGTTAAAACTGGCGGTTCCTGCCAAGTGCCCGGTGGTGGGACGTAGTGTTGCCCAAATTGCTCAAGATTCTCGGTTTCCCAGTGATTCGCTCATCATTGGCTATCAACATCACTTACATGACAATCTAGTGATTCCAAACGGCAACACATTGTTAGAGGCAGGTTCAACGATTCTGTTGGTCACAAAACCCGGTTCGATGCACCAAGTGGTTAGCTTTTTTGATGCCTGCAATGAAGGGTAA